Proteins from a genomic interval of Gadus morhua chromosome 21, gadMor3.0, whole genome shotgun sequence:
- the capn3b gene encoding calpain-3b isoform X6 yields the protein MSMMHGCQQHLGKEFFLYTKSTAKCQSYINLREITERFRLPPGEYVVIPTTFKPHNEGEFILRVFSEKRSTSEEVEEEIGSDEIQPGKKQIEKPIVFVSDRAKANKEIEHSGIPGEKKKKKQPERTEEETEEDKTFRAIYRQIAGEDMQICASELKVVMKRVLEKHNQIKTEGFSLETCRSMIALMDTDGTGKLNLQEFKHLWNKIKQWQLIFRMYDKDKSCTISSFEMRNAVNDAGFHLNKQLYDILAMRYADERNNIDFDSFICCFVRLEGMFRAFHAFDKDGDGLIKLNVLEWLQLTMYS from the exons ATGTCTATG ATGCATGGCTGCCAACAACATCTGGGAAAAGAATTCTTCCTCTACACCAAGTCCACGGCCAAGTGCCAGTCCTACATCAACCTGCGGGAGATCACCGAGCGCTTCCGCCTGCCCCCCGGGGAGTACGTGGTCATCCCCACGACCTTTAAACCCCACAATGAGGGGGAGTTCATCCTCAGAGTGTTCTCTGAGAAGAGGAGCACCTCTGA GGAGGTCGAAGAGGAGATTGGATCTGATGAAATACAG CCAGGGAAGAAACAGATAGAAAAG CCCATCGTGTTTGTGTCAGACCGAGCGAAGGCCAACAAGGAGATTGAGCACAGCGGCATTccgggggagaagaagaagaagaag CAGCCTGAACGAACCGAGGAGGAGACTGAGGAGGACAAAACCTTCAGGGCCATTTACAGACAGATCGCTGGTGAG gaCATGCAAATCTGTGCCAGTGAGCTCAAAGTTGTCATGAAGAGGGTGCTGGAAAAAC ACAACCAGATAAAGACGGAGGGCTTCAGCCTGGAGACGTGTCGGAGCATGATCGCCCTGATGGAC ACTGATGGCACTGGAAAGCTGAATCTACAAGAATTCAAACACTTGTGGAATAAAATCAAACAGTGGCAG CTCATCTTCAGAATGTACGACAAAGACAAATCCTGCACCATCAGTAGCTTCGAAATGAGGAACGCTGTGAATGATGCCG GTTTCCACCTCAATAAGCAGTTGTACGACATATTAGCCATGCGCTATGCAGACGAACGCAACAACATTGACTTTGACAGCTTCATCTGCTGTTTTGTGAGGCTAGAAGGAATGTTCA GGGCCTTCCATGCGTTTGACAAAGACGGAGATGGTTTGATCAAGCTCAACGTCCTAGAG TGGCTTCAGCTGACCATGTATTCATAG